In Spirosoma pollinicola, the genomic window CCGGGACTGTCATATTCACCGTTTTCCACGAGCGGTACCCACATAGGGCAGGCTTCCTGAAAAACGTTCAGTTCAGGAAAGAACTTCTCGATCTCGACCAGGTACGATTCCGACGTAACCGTTCCCCGTGTGGCCAAAACACCAACGTTGCCGCTTTGAGAGTAATTGCCAATAACTTCTGTTGTAGGCCGAATAACGCCTAATACGCGTCTATCAGGACCATCCAGTCCGGGATGTTGAATGGGCAAATCAAGTTGCTGAATGTTTCGTAAGGCTTTGGCCGAAGCTGTATTACAGGCCAGCACAACCAGGCGGCACCCCCGATCAAATAAATGCTGAACACATTCGAGCGTGTAGTGGTAAACTGTTTCAAAGGAACGGGTACCATAAGGCGTTCGGGCATTGTCGCCGAGGTAGATATAATCGTATTGGGGTAACTTCTGGACGATTTCGCGCAGAACAGTCAGGCCGCCATAACCTGAATCAAATATGCCAATTGGT contains:
- the murI gene encoding glutamate racemase, which produces MPIPSQPIGIFDSGYGGLTVLREIVQKLPQYDYIYLGDNARTPYGTRSFETVYHYTLECVQHLFDRGCRLVVLACNTASAKALRNIQQLDLPIQHPGLDGPDRRVLGVIRPTTEVIGNYSQSGNVGVLATRGTVTSESYLVEIEKFFPELNVFQEACPMWVPLVENGEYDSPGADYFVKQHIDRLLKQSPDIDTILLACTHYPLLLNKIRQYAPQGATILSQGGIVADSLADYLIRHPELEAQCSKHRQRTFLTTDSTEDFDRQATVFYGESVHSEHLAL